The Bos indicus isolate NIAB-ARS_2022 breed Sahiwal x Tharparkar chromosome 12, NIAB-ARS_B.indTharparkar_mat_pri_1.0, whole genome shotgun sequence genomic sequence actctcacatccatacatgaccactggaaaaaccatagccttgactagacggacctttgttggcaaagtaatgtctttgcttttcaatgagctatctaggttggtcataactttccttccatggagtaagcatcttttaatttcatggctgcaatcaccatctatagtgattttagagccccccaaaataaagtctgacactgtttccactgtttccctatctatttaccatgaagtgatgggaccatgaaGTGATAATGATATAAGATTTAGGTAAAACAACCTATTAGGACAGACAATAGCCACATATTTCCAGTGGTTGATTTTCTGAATAGATAACCCTGGTTTAACTACCAAAATCCAGTATAGGGCAAAGTAAGAGTCTTCATTCAACCTCTTTTCTTCTAGtagatctttaaaataattattctagtTAATTCACAGAGTAAATGTGACTCAGACACTCAATCTGTTAAGACATTACTGAATTTCTCCTGGAAGCCCTAGTTGCTCATACAGACTCATTGTAAACACCTTAGACTCTGGTATAATGGAGCAGATGACTTAACTTCACCTGAATAAACTCCTAAGTACCAGTTCAGAATGAACACTGCATCTTCATCTTCTTTTACAAATCCCCCAAAATACAGGTCACTTTGTACATTCGCCCtaagaacaggaaagaaaaaatattacactACAAATATACATAGAACtcacacaaatataaaaaataatcaccTCAATTTTAGAAACATGTTTCATGTTGCAAAGTGTTTCCCAACTCACAAGACCCTCTGTGTGTCTCCCTGTTAAAAATCTGAATCATGACTTTCAGTTCTAAAAACTGTGaagacagacttagaaaatgaacctGTGGTTACTGGacaggaagggatagttagggagatTGTGATGGTCATGCacatactatatttaaaatagataaccaacaatgaCTTATTGTATAGCACGTGGAACAGGAACTCTGCTCACTGCtgtatggcagcctggataggaggggactTGGGGGAGGgcggatacatgtatatgaatggctgactcctttcactgttcacctgaaactataacAACATGGTTAACcagctatatttcaatacaaaagaaaaagttcagaaaaagaaaaaaaaaagtctgtaaagAAGCTACCAAAGAGAGGGACATGGGGAAAGACCATGGGGTGATCATACTCACCTGCaaaaagtttactttttcttcaGGGAAACTATGTAAGGTCATAAGAGGAGACAAAAGAAGCCCCACCTCCACCCGACTCTGTGAGAAAGTGAAGCTTCATGTAGATTTCACAGCCCTTTGGGTCAGACCAGGAATCACTCACCAGTATGCAAGCCACCAGTCCTGCAGGACGTAGGCAACCTGGAGCAGGAAACAACAGTCACTCACACACTGACATCACTGAGCCTTACACCCTGCTCACTAGGATGGGGGACGGAAAGCCTCCAGAACACAGAGGCTCCTTCCAGCTCAGGTCTGTGCCAAGCCCCACACCCCATATGACCACAAGTCAGGGAAGGGCatgctacattttaaaatctttaaatgatATCCCCTTTTCCCCAGAAGACTTTGCTCAACACATATGGCATATGTCGATGGAAACTCAAGTGGACTTAAAATGCAGCCTCATCCAGTCAGATGAAGGCCTGAGAGCAAATCCTGAGGCTTCCTAGAGGAGGAATAAATTCTGCCTCAAGATAGCAGGGACAACTCCTGCCTCAGATCCCAACCTGCAGGACTGCCTTCCTGATTTCACATTCACCCAGCAAGATCCCACATCAGCCAGTTTTTACAAATAAATCTCTTAAAACACATATCtaagaataattataaaataaatatagtataaaTAGTACATAATCAACAAGCTGAGGGCATAAACCAAAATAAATGCCCTTACATACCTGAGCTGCAATGTTTATGAGAATAATGAAGAGGATGACAGACCAGCCAGCACCAGCTGTGAAGTAATTCTTATAGGTCTTAAAACcaacttttccttccaaatgGTCCTCTAAAGGTAGTGTAACCTGTATATTCTCAGGCTGGAAGGGAAAAAAGGCAGTGAGATATGAAATTCTAAATAATGAACTCCAAGTTTCAAGAGTTCAACAATGCCCTCCACTGCAAAGCTGTGGGAAACAGacacatctcacacactggtaggAGTACAAGATGGTCCATCTCCTCCGGAGAAGGGTGTGGGAATATCTGGCCAAACCATGTGTGCATTTAGCCTTGgacccagccatcccacttcTAGGAATCTATTAGAAATAAGGAAACATCATTTGCATGAGGTTATGTACTGCTGGGTGACTTTGCTTAAAGTCGATCACGACTCTCAGCATAAGTATAATACACCTGGTTCAAGTATAAAGACAGAagctttttctaaaataatatataaaattatggagTTAATGTATCTCTCTAGATGACTTGTTAATGTACCTCTCTAGATGACTTGTGTCACTCAATGATGGAGACATAAAATGCAGTTGGGGCTCAAAAGGTGAAGATGGAAACTAACTCCAAAGTTTCTACTGTGTGTCAGGTCCTTTGCACACGTTACCTCTGACCATGGGGCAAAATACTACCAATCAGTCACCTGCAGTGCCAGGACATCCAACATATAGGAAAAGTAGCTGATTTAATGTGATCACAGGAGGACTCAGTCTAAGGATGTCCTCCATTAAGCCTCTGGATGAATAAGGGAACCTGGGGGCCACCAAAGCAAGTAGGATGTAACTACGGTAAATTGAAGAGTTTTCACATAAGTGTGAGCCACATGCATCCAGAAATTCACAGAAGTGCACCCACTCCTGGTCTCCATAAGAGTCTCCATCCTACACCCAAAGGGGAACCCCACACAGGCTTGCTCCTTTCATGCTCTTCTATCAATTCCATGGAATAAGACTTTGGGAACCTTAGGGTCTACTTTGGGACAAATAAATATGTCATGAGCAGAGCAGACTGAAGGTCCATGAAGCCACCAAGAGCAGATAGACCTAGGTGTGTTGCAGGCTGAGAAACTCACATCTTGGTCCTCTGGAGCTGCACCTTTCAATGAGGGTCTGGGAGACTGTAGCGATGGACCCAAAGACTCAGAGATCATAGTGGGAGTTCCTAGAGCTGAAGATGGTTCAGACTGCTTATTTCCCTtctcaaaaagggaaaaaatatctatCCCAGATTTCAGGAACTCAGAGTAAGTCCCCCTTTCCACCATTTTgccctaaaataaaaaataataataataatattaatttttgagaggAATTTTACATTtgataatattgtgttagttgctcagttgcgtctgactctttttgaccccatggactgtagcctgcctggttcctctgtccatgggattctccaggcaataatacttgaatgggttgccattcccttctccagggatcttcctgatccagggattgaacccaggttttctgcattgcaggcagattctttaccatctgagctaccagggaagccctcgataATATTAAACCAACTGAAATACTAATCATGAAAAATTATTTGGTCttaaattataatatttgaaggaaataaagatcTCTGGGTCTAGAATTCTTGTTGAGAAATCTAGTCAACTCAACACAGAACTGAGCATTCTGTTCTCTGCCAAACCCTGTGTTAGGTGCTGGGGGATTTGAAAGAAACGTGTGCTCGTGGGTTAAAAATGGAGGTCATTCACATAACTACCATGGGCACTGAGGGAAGCAAGAAGAACAGAAGTTGCTGGGAGGATAAGCACAGTCTCTAGAGACAACATGAGAACTGAGAGAAACCTCAAGtgaaaagcagaattttaaaaaacgcTGGGGAGAGTATTCCAGAAGAGAAAATTACTGACACAGAGGTGGGCATGAGCACATCTGCATGGGTAAGAGTCACTCATCAAATTTCACCACGACCACCGTCACTGTCACAATATCATGTACCCAGCTGGGACAGGACATGTAGGAACCAGCCCTGAATAGAGAACCCATAAGCTGCATCTTCATGGTCTTTACAACTGTCTGGAGGAATTAGAAT encodes the following:
- the LOC139186233 gene encoding ATP-binding cassette sub-family C member 4-like, whose amino-acid sequence is MVERGTYSEFLKSGIDIFSLFEKGNKQSEPSSALGTPTMISESLGPSLQSPRPSLKGAAPEDQDPENIQVTLPLEDHLEGKVGFKTYKNYFTAGAGWSVILFIILINIAAQVAYVLQDWWLAYWANVQSDLYFGGFVKEDEDAVFILNWYLGVYSGLTVSTILFGITRSLLIFYVLVNSSQTLHSKMLETILRAPVLFFNRNPIGRILNRFSKDIGHMDDLLPVIFQDFIQVMHKSFQSSHRE